A genome region from bacterium includes the following:
- a CDS encoding cell division protein ZapA, whose protein sequence is MKLKIFGREYRVEGGEVSPDYMKRVAEYVDSKISALSNSSQILRYAQNDREGIAILAALNIADELFQEHELNEQGKASVERTIALLEEGLS, encoded by the coding sequence GTGAAGCTGAAAATATTTGGTAGAGAATACAGAGTAGAAGGTGGTGAAGTTTCTCCTGATTATATGAAAAGGGTAGCAGAATATGTAGATTCTAAGATTAGCGCTCTTTCCAATTCTTCACAGATTCTTCGCTATGCTCAGAATGACAGGGAGGGGATAGCTATTTTAGCTGCTTTAAATATAGCAGATGAGCTATTTCAGGAGCACGAGCTAAACGAACAAGGTAAAGCAAGTGTTGAGCGTACTATTGCTCTTTTAGAGGAAGGTCTTTCTTAG
- a CDS encoding T9SS type A sorting domain-containing protein, which produces MKKVKIQGLTPIVVFVVFFVFSLKNGFTQPEEPRLLAILHLSSPRPQSILSGRGDVNGDGFDDVLLARHDTAQVFFGGFPMDTVPDVVLLLPPISPPFFSCYFWTASIVGDLNNDRFDDIVVGDEGATIGASPKTGAAYVYFGDSAYNQTAIYPDLILKPPVPGWFGCYGYSASGGDLNGDGISDLVVADFGEPLGPDVEGRLYIYFGGENFDTIPELIIKGYMIDTLGYLHIGKSVEVIGDVNGDGFDDLLVSADENDIQRVDLYLGGNPMDTLPYAIFFKDSIGEFGNSFSGGDINGDGYCDVLIADYCADSLRGRVYIYLGKNVPDTMPDLILSRRIPGEKLGYRVHAGNFTLDKYDDIVVSILGENNLCDTAVLYYGSSNFDTLIDGYIPLGGKLLGADITGDGYEEILVHRGPIYVYTFHTEGIETCRLKRDSRIPLIIFPNPAVSTVILKYRVLQRSEIKLEIFDVLGRVVETLVSGVQETGEYEVRWGRINLSSGVYWVKLKQSERSSTEKLVLLH; this is translated from the coding sequence ATGAAGAAAGTAAAAATTCAAGGTTTGACTCCAATTGTTGTATTTGTAGTGTTTTTTGTCTTTAGCTTAAAGAATGGATTTACACAACCTGAGGAACCAAGACTCTTAGCTATTTTGCATCTATCAAGCCCTAGGCCCCAATCCATATTATCTGGAAGAGGAGATGTAAATGGAGATGGGTTTGACGATGTTCTTTTAGCTAGACATGATACTGCTCAAGTCTTCTTTGGAGGGTTTCCAATGGATACGGTACCAGATGTAGTTCTTCTATTACCCCCCATTTCACCTCCCTTTTTCTCTTGTTATTTTTGGACAGCTTCTATTGTGGGGGACTTAAACAACGATAGGTTTGACGATATCGTAGTGGGTGACGAAGGAGCTACTATTGGTGCTTCACCTAAAACTGGAGCAGCGTATGTATATTTTGGTGATAGTGCCTATAATCAAACGGCAATTTATCCTGACTTAATACTCAAACCACCCGTCCCAGGTTGGTTTGGGTGTTATGGGTATTCGGCTTCAGGAGGCGATCTTAATGGAGATGGGATAAGCGACCTTGTAGTAGCTGACTTTGGTGAACCACTTGGACCTGATGTGGAAGGAAGACTATATATATATTTCGGAGGTGAAAATTTCGACACAATACCAGAACTAATAATAAAAGGATATATGATAGATACTTTAGGTTATCTACATATAGGTAAGTCAGTAGAAGTTATAGGGGATGTAAATGGAGATGGATTTGATGATTTGCTTGTAAGTGCAGATGAGAATGATATCCAACGGGTTGACCTCTATCTTGGTGGAAATCCAATGGACACTTTGCCCTATGCAATATTTTTTAAGGATTCAATAGGAGAGTTTGGCAACTCTTTTTCAGGTGGAGATATAAATGGGGATGGATATTGTGATGTGCTTATCGCAGACTATTGTGCAGACAGTCTTAGAGGAAGGGTGTACATTTATTTGGGGAAAAATGTGCCTGATACTATGCCAGATTTAATCTTAAGCCGTAGAATTCCTGGAGAAAAGCTTGGATATAGGGTACACGCAGGGAATTTCACTCTTGATAAATACGATGATATCGTCGTTAGTATATTAGGTGAGAACAATCTGTGTGATACAGCTGTTCTTTATTATGGAAGCTCTAACTTTGATACTTTAATTGATGGGTACATTCCTTTGGGAGGGAAACTCTTAGGAGCTGATATTACTGGGGACGGGTATGAGGAAATACTCGTTCATCGTGGACCAATTTATGTGTATACTTTTCATACTGAAGGGATAGAAACATGTCGTTTAAAAAGAGACTCAAGAATTCCTCTTATAATTTTCCCTAACCCTGCGGTTTCAACGGTGATTCTTAAATATAGAGTATTGCAGAGGAGTGAAATAAAATTAGAAATATTTGATGTGTTAGGGAGGGTTGTAGAGACTTTAGTCTCAGGAGTGCAAGAAACTGGAGAGTATGAAGTGCGCTGGGGTAGAATAAATCTTTCCAGTGGAGTATACTGGGTAAAGCTTAAACAAAGTGAAAGGAGCAGCACAGAAAAACTGGTACTCCTTCACTAA